The following nucleotide sequence is from Alkalihalobacillus sp. LMS39.
AGATCCATATACTTATTTTTGTTGATACCACTAAAATCAATAGACATTCTCGGATTTTTATAATCCAAAAAATACCCCAACTTTAAGAATGAATTTATGTCAGTCAGATTCATTTTCAGTAGCTCCCCATTTGAATTAATTACTAACAAAGGTACTTTTTAAATATTATTAACCAAAACATTATGGGCTCTTTGAGACCAAGTATAATCTTTAAATAGTACCTCTTTTGCATTGTTGGCAATACGAACTGCCTCTTTCTCATTATTTTTTATAAACTCTATTTCTCTTTCCCATTCATCCATATTTTCTGGGTCACATAAGAATGCTGTTTCTCTATGCTCTAGAACCTCTTCAATTACCTCTAGTTTTGAAGTGAGAATTGGAATCCCTAAAGACATATACTCAAATATTTTCAAAGGAGACATCCAATTAGCTAAGTTAGACTTTCCTTTTCCTACACCTTTGACAACCTTAAGATACGGAGCTATTAAAATATCACAATTACTAGCTAGAGATAAAGCATCCTTATTAGGTTTAAAACCGTAAAAATGAACATTATCCCTTCCAGCAAGTTTACTTTTCCAATATAGAATATCTTCCTCTTTCCCCCCGATTATATGAAAACCTATGTTATTCATCCTTAAACTAAGATCATTAATTAATTCCATCCCTTTTCCTGAGTATAAGTGACCTACATAACCAATGTTAATTCGTTTATCCAACTCACATAACTGGGAGCTTTCATTATTAATAACAATCCTGTTTGCTCCATCATGTGCAACTTGGACTTCTGAAGCTGCTAATGATTTAAACGTTTTTAAAAATTTGTCTTTTAATTTATTTGAAATCACAACAGTTTTATAGTAATTTTTTTTCTTGGTCATATGATAAAACATTGCTTGGCTGTAAAAACGACTATCAGTTATTGGTTGATGTGCCTCAAATATGACTTTACTACCTAACATAGAACTTATATAACACCCTGGCAAGAATCTCCCATAAACAATGTCCGCTTTTTCTTTTTTTGCATATCGAGCTGCTAAAAATGCATATCTATATTTAGGAAGGCTAAATTTTTTTATTTTAAATTTTTCTTCGACATCATAATATTCAAATATATTTTTAACACCTGTCTCAGTGTTTTCATAACATGGAGCTATTAGGATTACTTCATTTCCATTTTTAGCAAATGCTTCACACATTTTCATTATGTGTAAACTGTTCGCCGTACGAGAAGGTATTATTGCATTCGATATATAAACTATCTTCATCTTTTACCACCTTAATTCAATAGTCCCTAAACTTATATAAATTACATATACATATAAAAGTATGCAAATTTTATTCGACATTTTTTTTCCATTCTTCAAGAATACTATTTTTTGAAAATATTTTTGATCTTTCTACTGAATTCTCTTTCAATGCTTGATATTTAACTGGTTTATTTTTTTTCATTTCAATTAATTTACAAATCGATTCAGTCAAATCATTTTTTTCTCTCTCATAACTTTCCTTGTCCGCTCTACTTCTTTTTGGAATTACAAACCCAAATTTCGTTAATTCAATTCTTTCATTTTCATACTCTACTACATCTAACATTTCACTCGGACCCGACGGACAATTCTTTGCTACTATTGGTGTACCAACAGAAAGGGCCTCTAATAGCACATTCGGAAACCCCTCAAAATTAGAATTTAAAACAAATATATCGGATTTACTTACGTACTTAAACGGGTTTTTCACATTCCCTATCAAATAAACTGATTTATTTAATTTTAATTGTTTGATGGTTTCTATTAATTCTTTTTCTAGGATTCCTGAACCAATTATTATAAGTTTATATTCTGGATGAACCGATAATACATTCTTAAAAGACTCTATCAATTGTTTTTGGGCCTTTTGTGGTGTTAAAGATCCTACATTTATTATTACCGGGCTTTCAAATAACTTTTTATGTTCTTCTGCCACGACTTCTTTTGATTGAGCCTCTACTTTTTCCGTATCTATAAGATTATATATCACCTTTATTTTATCTTCTGGCACATTAAAATTCTCTACTAAATCATTTTTTGAGAAAATAGAATTAGTAATAATTAAGTCAGCCTTTGGATAATATCTCTTCATTAAATTCACTCTATATAAATATTTTGGACTTTTATACCTTTCGCTCAAGTAATTTCTTACTGAAATAATAGACTTATGTTTAGTTTGCAATGAGCTTTTGATATTCATAATATTACTTCTTTCGAGAAAAGAAATTACTGTATCTCTAGGTGTAAAGATACGTTGTAATTTTTTTATTGCTATATAATCTAACAAAGGTCTCTTGTAAACACTAATTATTTCTGGATACAATGCTCCTATAGTCGTATCAGTCTCTAAGTCATACTTTATTACATTTTCAATCAATAAAAGATGATCAATACCAAGTTCTTTGCCGATTAAATATGATGCTTGTCTTTCAGCTCCACCGAAAACTAAATTATCAATCATGAAATACTTCATATTTATATGCTCCTTAATAATATTAAACAATCATCTACAATCTTCTTGGATCATATTTCTTGAGAAGGCGATTGACCACTTTCCGTATTTTTATAGGTAAGATCCCCTTTACAAAAGCTACAAAAATACCTAAATAAGCTATAGGAGCAGCTTTTACTTTCTTAGCACCTTTAACCCCCATGATAGCTTGCTGGAATTGAACTTTTATATTATTCTTTTTATAATAGTTATCAGTAGCTCTATAATATAATAATGGCATATCAATGTTCGCAAAGACTAAATTCGAATCAAGACACCTAAACCACAGGTCATAATCTTGTCGTCTACGTAACTTTTTATTATAGTTGCCAGCCTTAATAATTGACTCCTTTCGAAAAATTACGGACGGATGTATAAAAGGACATGTCCAAATTAAGTTTGAAATTCTATCATGAGTGGTTGGTACTTTTCTTAGCTCAATTATTTCTCCCAGAGCATCAATGTCATTAACATAACTACCTAAAATATCCACAGTAGGATTACTTTTTATGTAGTTCATTTGTATTTCTAATCTGTTTTTTACAGCAATATCATCTGCATCCATTCTTGCTATCCAAGGAGATTTTGCTAGTTTAACTCCTTCAGCAAGATTATAACTTAACCCTTTATTCTCTTTATTAATTATTAACTTAATTCTTTTATCAAGCTCTGCGTAATGTTCCAAGATTTTTTTGCTGCCATCATTTGATGCATCATCAAATATTAAAAAATCAAAATTTGTATATGATTGTTGTAGTATACTTTCAATACTCTGTGCTAGGAACTGTTCATCATTAAAAACACTCATTAAAACCGTTATTTGCGGATTCATTACGTTACCTTCCTTTATCTTACAATTAAAGGACCTATTTATTTTCTACCTCTTTAATACTATTAGGAAAATCCTTTATTATATAGGCATCTTTATATTTACTAACTTTCATGTCATACTTTAAATCTCCAAACACCTTGTTAAAAATCGATGACTTTTTTACTAAGATACTTATTAATGGGTTAAATACTTTCGTCAGTCTTATTTTTTTCCCGTTTAACTTCCCAATAATATATACTAGATTACTTGTATTCATATAAACTTCATTTTGAGGAAAAAACAACCCTCTATCTTCATTAATAATCAAGAGTCTAATAAACTCACATAAATTATCAATATATATCACACTTCTTTGATTGTTATAACTAGGAAAAACAGGTGTTTTTTTTGCTAATTTTGATAACCTTCTATAATTACC
It contains:
- a CDS encoding glycosyltransferase; the protein is MKIVYISNAIIPSRTANSLHIMKMCEAFAKNGNEVILIAPCYENTETGVKNIFEYYDVEEKFKIKKFSLPKYRYAFLAARYAKKEKADIVYGRFLPGCYISSMLGSKVIFEAHQPITDSRFYSQAMFYHMTKKKNYYKTVVISNKLKDKFLKTFKSLAASEVQVAHDGANRIVINNESSQLCELDKRINIGYVGHLYSGKGMELINDLSLRMNNIGFHIIGGKEEDILYWKSKLAGRDNVHFYGFKPNKDALSLASNCDILIAPYLKVVKGVGKGKSNLANWMSPLKIFEYMSLGIPILTSKLEVIEEVLEHRETAFLCDPENMDEWEREIEFIKNNEKEAVRIANNAKEVLFKDYTWSQRAHNVLVNNI
- a CDS encoding glycosyltransferase, with the translated sequence MKYFMIDNLVFGGAERQASYLIGKELGIDHLLLIENVIKYDLETDTTIGALYPEIISVYKRPLLDYIAIKKLQRIFTPRDTVISFLERSNIMNIKSSLQTKHKSIISVRNYLSERYKSPKYLYRVNLMKRYYPKADLIITNSIFSKNDLVENFNVPEDKIKVIYNLIDTEKVEAQSKEVVAEEHKKLFESPVIINVGSLTPQKAQKQLIESFKNVLSVHPEYKLIIIGSGILEKELIETIKQLKLNKSVYLIGNVKNPFKYVSKSDIFVLNSNFEGFPNVLLEALSVGTPIVAKNCPSGPSEMLDVVEYENERIELTKFGFVIPKRSRADKESYEREKNDLTESICKLIEMKKNKPVKYQALKENSVERSKIFSKNSILEEWKKNVE
- a CDS encoding glycosyltransferase; the protein is MNPQITVLMSVFNDEQFLAQSIESILQQSYTNFDFLIFDDASNDGSKKILEHYAELDKRIKLIINKENKGLSYNLAEGVKLAKSPWIARMDADDIAVKNRLEIQMNYIKSNPTVDILGSYVNDIDALGEIIELRKVPTTHDRISNLIWTCPFIHPSVIFRKESIIKAGNYNKKLRRRQDYDLWFRCLDSNLVFANIDMPLLYYRATDNYYKKNNIKVQFQQAIMGVKGAKKVKAAPIAYLGIFVAFVKGILPIKIRKVVNRLLKKYDPRRL